The genomic interval CTGTGCTTGCATTTTGAGTCCTGAAGAGAAATGTTTTGAGTGTTTGCACAAGAAAGGATGCCAGGAACTGAAAGAGACAAGAACCCGCTTTTGTGCTGTATTAGCCCGGAATGCCTACACTGTGTTGAAAAGGCATACATCTTTGGACCCATCGGCATACTCCTGAGAAAGAGTAACACCTTcataattcagatttttttttggttcagtcAGGgacatttgtttggttttggttatatacacataagcacacatatatGTTCAGTTGCAAaatcccgccccccaccccccacacacacacacatatgcgcgcaTGCTTCCTCTAAGGACCTTTGTTCTGCTTTACAATTTTAGTTCATGTGCTTCCTACacctttgcattttttcttcctgtgttgttgttcttgtcagCATCATCAAAGTCTTCGTctgaccctcccctcccctcccctctcatgGACAAATGGGTCAAAAGTCAAAGGTCAAGTCCAGGTCATGGCCGTTTGTTCAGTCATTTTTGAAGTTCGCCGCGTGTCGCCTCGCTCGCCCGGCTTCATGTCCCTTCGAAGCTTTTTAACgttaaaaaagtgcaaacagtTCATCTCCAAcgcctccccctttccctcgaAGACCATCCACGGAACAGAACGACAATAGGCTTTTCTGGGAAATGGGCCGATTCAAACTCACAGCCAACGGGAAGGCAGGGGGCGCTAGTTTATCTTGAAGAGTGCATTTTTGTTGCCGGGAATTCGGTCCCACCACGTACACAGACTCTGGTAGCGCGGTTCCACCTGCGTAGGCGCTGGCGTTTGGTTATCCGCCAGAGCGATTACACTTCCCTAGAATCAAACACAAAGGAGACGGATGTTAAATAAACACTTCCACCATTATCTGCAGAGGTCATCAACAACAGTACAAGGAAGTACACAGTGACCCAACGAAGAATCAATATTCTATGCCCTATCTTGACTTTTATGAGGTAAAGGTGACGTTTATAAAGTAGAACCAGTATATGATTaggaaacattttctttcctgCGTTTAAATTTGTCACTGTTTGCACAAAGATGTGGGTGTATTGAGATTTAGCAGTTGATTTGGAGTCACATTTGGAGAAATATAAACACACGTAAGAAAATTTAAGTCTTAAGACCGCAGGACTGGAGACTGCACAAGATAAAAGAATACAGTGCATTTCTAAAACGAATGGCAGAATTGCGCTGAATGATTTATGATGATTGCACGCGTCATGCATGTAATATAACCAGAATTTTCCGCAAAAAATCAGAATTCAAATGCACAGTACTTGCTAGAAAGCAGTTGTATTAGCTTGAAACATTAGCTAGATAAATTAGGGTGACAGAATTTGTGGTTAGCCCCGCCGGTGCGGGAAAAACCGAAGGATGTACTGAAGTGGGGCGAAGGACGAGGGGACCTACGATGCCGTGAGCGTGGAGTTGAGCACCATGGTGGAGCGTATCCGGTAGAGCTGCGCCAGGGTCAGCTTTTTGTGCTGCTGTTCGGGGGACTTCCGGGCCCCCTCCGGCTCCACGTCGCGCGCATCCTCCCCGTCCGCCGGCTCGCAGTTCCCCTCCCGCGCAGCAGAGGGCGCCGCCTCTCCGTCCGAGCCGCTGCTGCCGGCTCGGCTCCTGCTCAAAGAATCCGTCCGTGTGTTTAAAGAGGGGTCACTGTTGCTGGGCTGCCCCGTGTCTGCCCGAAACTGAAATTCGGCGCTCGAGATGCTGCGCCTGTACAGGCTGGACAGGCTCTTGCTGTGCGGCAGGCCCTCGGCTCTCTCCGCCGGCCCCAGGGCCTGCGGGCCCCCGGAGGGGccctggagcagctgcagcaggttgTCCTCAGAACGCGAGTTGTGGGAGGAGCCCCGGAGGCAGCGGAGGCGGGGCTGCACAGGGGGGCTTCGCCGAAGCTTGGGGACCCGGCCGGCCGAGCGCCGGGTGGCCTTGGAGcccgcctccccctctgctggaccctcctcctcctcctcttcttcttccttctcaCCTTCTTCAGgctccaccccttccccctctgtctcctccccctcgctctGGCCCTGCCTCCCCCTCAGCTCCAGCTCCCTCAGCAGGGACTCGGGGGAAAGGGTTCCGTAGGCGCTGTCCATGGACAGGGAACGGCACTGGGGGTCCCCTTCCAGGACTGgctgcgccccctgctggaggctgGCGGGAAGGCCATGCCAAAGGCCGGCAGCACCCGGGGAAGGGACCTCCAACCCGGAGAGTGAGCTCTCCCCCAGGGACCCGCTCGGGTCCGTCTCCAGGGACGACGAGTCGTTGGGTCCGCTCGTCTCCTCCATCGCCGCCACAGAGAGGGTCTCGGTGGAGCCATCCGATTGGCTGtgggagcaggagggaggggtttgtggaagagaacaggaaatagTTAAATGAGATGAGGAAGGAGCAACAATACATAATCACCTCACTCCTTCACTCACAAGAACAGAACCAACTAATActaatgtgtgtgcaagtgtgtgtgtgtgtgtatgtgtgtatgctgcCCTCTGTCTCTGAGTTAGTGGACAGCAGTAAAAGATTTCTAACAGAtcgcatttatatagcgccttccGTCTCGCGTACCTTTCGCTCTGCGGTTCCTTGTGGCGCAGACAGGGGGAGCTAGCGGCTGAGTTgctgctctcttcctcctcctccatgcgCTGCTGAAGAGGGGCCTTCTGCCGGTGCGACTCCTCGGACCGAAGCTTCTTCAGATTGTTCTGCAAAACAGGTTTTAGCATTAGCACTCTTATTAACCTGGTTCCGCAAAGCTTAGAGTTAGCCACCTTGCAGAACCAGCATTAGCCATCTTAGTGAACTGGCTGTCGAAAACAGGCCTAAGCATTAGCTAGCTTAGCAAATTGGTTGTGAGAAACAGGACTTAGCATTAGCCATCTTAGTAAATTGGTTCTGGTGAGCAGAGGGAACACAGCGTAAATGCAGAGTTTCAATGCAGAAGCTCTACCTGCACGTTACAGATTGCTTCTACCCAGCTTCGCCCCTGGGTGGCGCTGTTTGCCTGAAAGGAGTAGGCGGCCACCGCGCTGCGGAACTCGTTGAGGTAGACGAGGAGGAATGAGcctgaggagggaagagagggggtcAGAATCTCACCTCTTTAATTTTAAGTAATCTAACAGTAACATCTAACTGGAAGCATTTGCTAGCCAGCTGGATTACGTGTCTCTGTCACCGTGAGAGAGATCCATGTTTACACACTGTGACCCACTGTAAAAGCCAAGGGGGCGTGGCTACACAAAGAAGTGGTTACGTGTTAACCTTATCGTTCTCAAATGCTCTCAGTTTTAGCACTAGCATGGGTATTTTACTGAGCCAAGGCTCACCAAATGAAGTTGCAGTGTGTGCAAAAACTGACACGGTCCAGATGAAATTACTAATTCAGCATGTTCTTGTTATCAGTCACTGGAGTTAGGTAAGAGGGATGCAGTACAGGTTAGAGCAACAGACTGACTTTGGACAAAGTTTATGCTTCAGACAGCTAAGCTCCAGCACCATAGCAgttgaattttgaatttgaaagtcAAGTGATGATTGGCTGAAACATGGTCAGATGACAGAGGGCAAACAATATTGCAACTGCAAATAATCCACTTCTCTGACAGCAAAGCGCCTGCATGGTGCCTGTTAGCAGTGGTAGctaagcgggggggggggtactggggGTGCTCTGAGTCGCGACACTCACCGGGGTCCTTGAGTTCTCGGCAGACCACGTTGTGGAGGAACAGCGGCTGGCGGATCACCTTCACCTTCTCCACCCTCTTCGCCGGCTTGGTGATCAGCAACATGTCGGTGAACAGGAAGCAGTACACATCCATCTGGGAAAGGGGAGAAGCACGCACCACTGTCCGTCAGCCTAGCTGCGATCACTCACTCTTGCCACAAGCTCCCATTGTTTCTGCCAAGAATGCCGTATGCTCCCATTGTTTTTGCCAAGGATGTTTATACAATAGAAGAGAATAACTTTATTCCCCAGGGGGAACTTCAGATATGAATAGGATCTTTCTATATCGCATTTTATCTTATTATATGATCTTGTTGGAAGGCCAGTATTGCCAACCACAACCAAATTCAAAAAGATTACACACAATATAATAATTTAGGCTTATTAAAAAGAATCAGGATATAGTTGGTATATGATATAATCACAATAACCATAACCGAgaacattcacatttaacaaaatgtgGCGAAGCTGAGGTGTGTGCGCACAGTcaaggtgtgtgggtggggctacGCTAGTGGGCGGAGCTgcgtgagtgggcggggtttaggcacgtgggcggggccggcgctGCGTCTCACCCGGCTCTCCTTGCCCTCCTTCATgcgcagcgccccctccaggtgGAGCTGGCGCGTCTCCTCGGGGGAGGTGCCCCTCATGGGGGCCGTCAGGTCGATGCTGCTGAACTCCCGCAGGATCTGTGGGGGTGTGCCGCAGAGAGACAGCGCAAGGGCGGAGCTTTAGTTTCAatactgggggggggcgggtgaaaTGCATAGCCCTGTAGCGGTGTCTGAGGGCATGCCCCCcaagaataatttttaaaaaaaatacctccAACATAAATAAACTACAATCAAAATGCTGCAGTTGTAGGTTGCTTTGTAGGTGGCAGAGAGATATTAACAGTACAGAAAAGAGGTGAGCAACCTGTTTGCATACTAATACACACAGCCTAACCCTGGCTGCTTAAAAACCTATACTTCAATAAACCTGACTGTTGTACAGTATTGTATGAATAAAGCAGTCCCTCAACAGGGATTTTCACTTCACTATGCCCGTGGAATATGAGAAATTATGAAGAATAATTTTTGTTGGATATTCTTAAGCTGAAAGACTCCAAGCTAAAAGCGTCCGAAACGGTTTATCCCATGACGCTGTACCGGCGGGGGTCCGGCGTGTTTCGCATGCTGGCCCTcaccctctccacctcctcgcTGGCCCCCTCCACCGCCTCGTAAGACTCGATGCGGCCCGAGATGGCCGCCAGCTTCTGCTGCTCCTGCCGCTGGTGCATCTGGGAGTCCACGCTGTTGATGAAGCTCTCGACCGAcgccacctgcagggggcgcaaaACAACAGGGTTACTGATACAGACgccggcctgcagggggcaccaTAGCAAACTGTTACAAGCCACTGGACACTGGCTGAGCAGTATAtgagacatacatacacagaaaaacTGGCCAACCATTCTTTGattccctctttttctttcaatcTGTTTCcaaacaggcacatgcacaaAGTTTCTTACCCTTTTATCTTCACTCACCTGTTGCCCTTACCTTTCTATCCTATCCTttgttacattaaaatgaaactcACTAAcctctcattatctctctccctctctttttccttccCTCAGTCCTCCCTCACCTTACTGACTTTCTCACCAGCTCATCACTCTCTATCCACTCCTTCAatttctctccatccctcctcttcttccctcttATCTGCATATAATACGACCCCCCTCGTTCTCTCCCCCCGCTCTCACCATGTCGCTGACGGCATCGCGGGCGTCCGGCTCGTCGGTCTTCTTCAGCACGCTCTTCAGCAGCAGGGGGTACTTGGTGAGCCGCTGGTGGGGCTTCACCAGCATGTCCGCCAGCTTCAGTCTGTTGCACTGCTTGTGCGTCTCCGCCCACTGCGGGAGGAGAAAAGGCGGAGTTCACGCGCCAACTCCGAGCACACGCCCACAGAACGGCTAGCTGCAACGCCACTATCGGACACCAGGGGGCTCAAATCTCTCAGTGGACCTGAGTGAGGAGCTTCCATTTAACTGCATTACATGTGGTTCTACGGAGGTGAAAGACCCAAGACACTCTTTCTCAGGAGTGGCCATGGAGTGGTCTCTCATACCCAGATTGTACATCCCCCCCTATTCACATGGAAGTGCACAGAGGATTTCCAAAGTGAGCTAACGATGTGGCATAGCGGTCACTGAACCAAGCTTACAActggggttgcaggttcaaattccACATGGGGCACTGAAGTTGTACCCTTGCGCAAGGCGCTTGAATGACGAGCTTCAGCCAACACCCAGCTATGAAGGCATAATACGTAATAACAATGCACACAGCGTGCGGCTTCTGCTAAGCAGGTCTGCTGTGCGGACAAACAGTCTCACCGTCACATAGATCCTGAACAGCTCGTTCTCTCTCAGCAGGCTGCGCATGTACTCCAGGCAGGCCTCCTCCTCCATACAGTAACGGATGTAGGGCTTAAACCTGGAGCcgaactgcacacacacacacacgcacacacacacagtaacacagatTAAACCaggacagacacaaacagcattAAATCTTCAATATTACAGGGGTTGGGGGTGTTCAGTTCTAGAGGAAAATGGGGGCAGAGCTTGGTTCAATCACTAAATTTACGAGGAATGCATTTATAAACGAGCCCATGTTACAGAGCATGCTTCGGGCTGATCTATAACAAACAGTTTTTGCCTTTGTTCTGTTTAGACCTGCATTTCATACTCACGGCAGTGTGTTTGTCAGATATGTCTGTACTATCACTGAAAGTGagcacgtgtgtatgtgagggcaTGAGCACGtttctgcgtgtatgtgtgtacatgtcggtgcgtgcatgtgcgtcgCAGTATGTGTACAATTTGTGTGactgcatgtttatgtgtgtacaggtgtacacGAGTgcacatgtacgtgtgtgtatgtacataaatatgtgAAGGTACAGGTGTATGTGaatttatgtgtacatgtatgtacatatgcacatgtgtttacatacatgtgcaagtgtatgtgagtgcatgtatatgtgtacatatgtatgtgtatgtacaggcgTATGTGagtatgtaaatatgtacagGTGTacgtgagagcatgtgtgtgcctatCTTTGAGCAGGGGGGACTCACAGTCTTGAATCCCtggtgcaggtgggtggggtcCAGGAGGGCGTGGCTCTGCCGGGCCTTCTCCAGAGCCGGCAGCATGACCTGGGCCCACAGCGACGTGTGCAGGCGCACCAGGTCCTGGATG from Anguilla rostrata isolate EN2019 chromosome 11, ASM1855537v3, whole genome shotgun sequence carries:
- the plekhg5b gene encoding pleckstrin homology domain-containing family G member 5 isoform X3, which translates into the protein MHYDRHPRFDLQPQGSILARNVSTRSCPPRTSPPSDLEEEEEGGSDRGERKTGGMKLVKKKPRRRHTDDPSKECFSLKFDLNVDIDTEIVPAVKKKTLREVLGPVFERKGIELSRVDLFLDQSNTPLSLNFEAYRFGGHYLKVKARAGDELKVEQGVKDPRSLSLPNMKAGGGHNPYILITPGNERVEHGSLGRRESVDLLGQARRRKNINEFLGEASIPSPDSLAQLGSSFPGVGGGAGPDSWKNRAASRFSGLFGSASGTSPFGREVDRVELLQSKLLSYTLQGLPKTPPQLSFHHDSWEEEEEEEEPHLELEESWQSLLENPESLTRRQFHQQEAIWELLQTECTYIKKLRVITDLFLCALLNLQDCGLLSDVEPVRLFGNIQDLVRLHTSLWAQVMLPALEKARQSHALLDPTHLHQGFKTFGSRFKPYIRYCMEEEACLEYMRSLLRENELFRIYVTWAETHKQCNRLKLADMLVKPHQRLTKYPLLLKSVLKKTDEPDARDAVSDMVASVESFINSVDSQMHQRQEQQKLAAISGRIESYEAVEGASEEVERILREFSSIDLTAPMRGTSPEETRQLHLEGALRMKEGKESRMDVYCFLFTDMLLITKPAKRVEKVKVIRQPLFLHNVVCRELKDPGSFLLVYLNEFRSAVAAYSFQANSATQGRSWVEAICNVQNNLKKLRSEESHRQKAPLQQRMEEEEESSNSAASSPCLRHKEPQSESQSDGSTETLSVAAMEETSGPNDSSSLETDPSGSLGESSLSGLEVPSPGAAGLWHGLPASLQQGAQPVLEGDPQCRSLSMDSAYGTLSPESLLRELELRGRQGQSEGEETEGEGVEPEEGEKEEEEEEEEGPAEGEAGSKATRRSAGRVPKLRRSPPVQPRLRCLRGSSHNSRSEDNLLQLLQGPSGGPQALGPAERAEGLPHSKSLSSLYRRSISSAEFQFRADTGQPSNSDPSLNTRTDSLSRSRAGSSGSDGEAAPSAAREGNCEPADGEDARDVEPEGARKSPEQQHKKLTLAQLYRIRSTMVLNSTLTASEV
- the plekhg5b gene encoding pleckstrin homology domain-containing family G member 5 isoform X4, which encodes MVPNKWSMNSVLQRSPQKSWLGLRLRLNEKSAQEEKCVLCQHPDCPDRRHATKVCHHPRCQELNNRSPLCLCESCDSRCHPDETDSMHYDRHPRFDLQPQGSILARNVSTRSCPPRTSPPSDLEEEEEGGSDRGERKTGGMKLVKKKPRRRHTDDPSKECFSLKFDLNVDIDTEIVPAVKKKTLREVLGPVFERKGIELSRVDLFLDQSNTPLSLNFEAYRFGGHYLKVKARAGDELKVEQGVKDPRSLSLPNMKAGGGHNPYILITPGNERVEHGSLGRRESVDLLGQARRRKNINEFLGEASIPSPDSLAQLGSSFPGVGGGAGPDSWKNRAASRFSGLFGSASGTSPFGREVDRVELLQSKLLSYTLQGLPKTPPQLSFHHDSWEEEEEEEEPHLELEESWQSLLENPESLTRRQFHQQEAIWELLQTECTYIKKLRVITDLFLCALLNLQDCGLLSDVEPVRLFGNIQDLVRLHTSLWAQVMLPALEKARQSHALLDPTHLHQGFKTFGSRFKPYIRYCMEEEACLEYMRSLLRENELFRIYVTWAETHKQCNRLKLADMLVKPHQRLTKYPLLLKSVLKKTDEPDARDAVSDMVASVESFINSVDSQMHQRQEQQKLAAISGRIESYEAVEGASEEVERILREFSSIDLTAPMRGTSPEETRQLHLEGALRMKEGKESRMDVYCFLFTDMLLITKPAKRVEKVKVIRQPLFLHNVVCRELKDPGSFLLVYLNEFRSAVAAYSFQANSATQGRSWVEAICNVQNNLKKLRSEESHRQKAPLQQRMEEEEESSNSAASSPCLRHKEPQSESQSDGSTETLSVAAMEETSGPNDSSSLETDPSGSLGESSLSGLEVPSPGAAGLWHGLPASLQQGAQPVLEGDPQCRSLSMDSAYGTLSPESLLRELELRGRQGQSEGEETEGEGVEPEEGEKEEEEEEEEGPAEGEAGSKATRRSAGRVPKLRRSPPVQPRLRCLRGSSHNSRSEDNLLQLLQGPSGGPQALGPAERAEGLPHSKSLSSLYRRSISSAEFQFRADTGQPSNSDPSLNTRTDSLSRSRAGSSGSDGEAAPSAAREGNCEPADGEDARDVEPEGARKSPEQQHKKLTLAQLYRIRSTMVLNSTLTAS
- the plekhg5b gene encoding pleckstrin homology domain-containing family G member 5 isoform X1 yields the protein MFLWKKRGAYELETLPASLTDPGQERFTWASSLDIIQDLCDEKSAQEEKCVLCQHPDCPDRRHATKVCHHPRCQELNNRSPLCLCESCDSRCHPDETDSMHYDRHPRFDLQPQGSILARNVSTRSCPPRTSPPSDLEEEEEGGSDRGERKTGGMKLVKKKPRRRHTDDPSKECFSLKFDLNVDIDTEIVPAVKKKTLREVLGPVFERKGIELSRVDLFLDQSNTPLSLNFEAYRFGGHYLKVKARAGDELKVEQGVKDPRSLSLPNMKAGGGHNPYILITPGNERVEHGSLGRRESVDLLGQARRRKNINEFLGEASIPSPDSLAQLGSSFPGVGGGAGPDSWKNRAASRFSGLFGSASGTSPFGREVDRVELLQSKLLSYTLQGLPKTPPQLSFHHDSWEEEEEEEEPHLELEESWQSLLENPESLTRRQFHQQEAIWELLQTECTYIKKLRVITDLFLCALLNLQDCGLLSDVEPVRLFGNIQDLVRLHTSLWAQVMLPALEKARQSHALLDPTHLHQGFKTFGSRFKPYIRYCMEEEACLEYMRSLLRENELFRIYVTWAETHKQCNRLKLADMLVKPHQRLTKYPLLLKSVLKKTDEPDARDAVSDMVASVESFINSVDSQMHQRQEQQKLAAISGRIESYEAVEGASEEVERILREFSSIDLTAPMRGTSPEETRQLHLEGALRMKEGKESRMDVYCFLFTDMLLITKPAKRVEKVKVIRQPLFLHNVVCRELKDPGSFLLVYLNEFRSAVAAYSFQANSATQGRSWVEAICNVQNNLKKLRSEESHRQKAPLQQRMEEEEESSNSAASSPCLRHKEPQSESQSDGSTETLSVAAMEETSGPNDSSSLETDPSGSLGESSLSGLEVPSPGAAGLWHGLPASLQQGAQPVLEGDPQCRSLSMDSAYGTLSPESLLRELELRGRQGQSEGEETEGEGVEPEEGEKEEEEEEEEGPAEGEAGSKATRRSAGRVPKLRRSPPVQPRLRCLRGSSHNSRSEDNLLQLLQGPSGGPQALGPAERAEGLPHSKSLSSLYRRSISSAEFQFRADTGQPSNSDPSLNTRTDSLSRSRAGSSGSDGEAAPSAAREGNCEPADGEDARDVEPEGARKSPEQQHKKLTLAQLYRIRSTMVLNSTLTASEV
- the plekhg5b gene encoding pleckstrin homology domain-containing family G member 5 isoform X2 is translated as MVPNKWSMNSVLQRSPQKSWLGLRLRLNEKSAQEEKCVLCQHPDCPDRRHATKVCHHPRCQELNNRSPLCLCESCDSRCHPDETDSMHYDRHPRFDLQPQGSILARNVSTRSCPPRTSPPSDLEEEEEGGSDRGERKTGGMKLVKKKPRRRHTDDPSKECFSLKFDLNVDIDTEIVPAVKKKTLREVLGPVFERKGIELSRVDLFLDQSNTPLSLNFEAYRFGGHYLKVKARAGDELKVEQGVKDPRSLSLPNMKAGGGHNPYILITPGNERVEHGSLGRRESVDLLGQARRRKNINEFLGEASIPSPDSLAQLGSSFPGVGGGAGPDSWKNRAASRFSGLFGSASGTSPFGREVDRVELLQSKLLSYTLQGLPKTPPQLSFHHDSWEEEEEEEEPHLELEESWQSLLENPESLTRRQFHQQEAIWELLQTECTYIKKLRVITDLFLCALLNLQDCGLLSDVEPVRLFGNIQDLVRLHTSLWAQVMLPALEKARQSHALLDPTHLHQGFKTFGSRFKPYIRYCMEEEACLEYMRSLLRENELFRIYVTWAETHKQCNRLKLADMLVKPHQRLTKYPLLLKSVLKKTDEPDARDAVSDMVASVESFINSVDSQMHQRQEQQKLAAISGRIESYEAVEGASEEVERILREFSSIDLTAPMRGTSPEETRQLHLEGALRMKEGKESRMDVYCFLFTDMLLITKPAKRVEKVKVIRQPLFLHNVVCRELKDPGSFLLVYLNEFRSAVAAYSFQANSATQGRSWVEAICNVQNNLKKLRSEESHRQKAPLQQRMEEEEESSNSAASSPCLRHKEPQSESQSDGSTETLSVAAMEETSGPNDSSSLETDPSGSLGESSLSGLEVPSPGAAGLWHGLPASLQQGAQPVLEGDPQCRSLSMDSAYGTLSPESLLRELELRGRQGQSEGEETEGEGVEPEEGEKEEEEEEEEGPAEGEAGSKATRRSAGRVPKLRRSPPVQPRLRCLRGSSHNSRSEDNLLQLLQGPSGGPQALGPAERAEGLPHSKSLSSLYRRSISSAEFQFRADTGQPSNSDPSLNTRTDSLSRSRAGSSGSDGEAAPSAAREGNCEPADGEDARDVEPEGARKSPEQQHKKLTLAQLYRIRSTMVLNSTLTASEV